One part of the Mesorhizobium sp. M4B.F.Ca.ET.058.02.1.1 genome encodes these proteins:
- a CDS encoding glutathione S-transferase family protein, producing MAKAATKSARKPAAKAAVKAAKPAPKAKAKAAAKPAAKVTAKAAPKVTAKAAKKPGLKLSMLKPSVNNMTVRVFARAAGFDHAETDAWGLTRSPEFMARNPAHLTPMIEDKGLPRGVLWESCAIMQYLANKHGLEKFYPKAPAKRAMIDSAMFYLVGTLYPYVARATYPALGFPQYAGEVGHSDAHPDRKSEAQKAAAAAIAEPLDVFHSFFRNGKPFIGGSNPSIADIRLAATLEFLAVIDYTLPKWAKDYMAAMEKKLGKAYAEPAGDVRGYIAYVKSQAKA from the coding sequence ATGGCAAAGGCAGCAACGAAGAGTGCAAGGAAACCGGCGGCCAAGGCTGCGGTGAAGGCCGCCAAGCCAGCGCCGAAAGCAAAGGCAAAAGCAGCGGCCAAGCCAGCCGCGAAGGTGACGGCAAAGGCCGCACCCAAGGTGACGGCAAAGGCCGCGAAGAAGCCTGGGCTGAAGCTCAGCATGCTGAAGCCGAGCGTCAACAACATGACCGTTCGGGTGTTCGCGCGCGCCGCCGGCTTCGACCATGCCGAGACCGACGCTTGGGGGCTTACGCGCTCGCCGGAGTTCATGGCGCGCAACCCGGCCCATCTGACGCCGATGATCGAGGACAAGGGGCTGCCGAGAGGCGTGTTGTGGGAAAGCTGCGCCATCATGCAGTATCTCGCCAACAAGCACGGGCTGGAGAAATTCTACCCCAAGGCGCCGGCCAAGCGGGCGATGATCGACAGCGCCATGTTCTATCTGGTCGGCACGCTTTACCCCTACGTGGCGCGTGCCACTTATCCGGCGCTCGGTTTCCCGCAATATGCCGGCGAGGTCGGCCACAGCGACGCCCATCCTGACAGGAAATCAGAGGCCCAGAAGGCGGCAGCGGCAGCAATCGCCGAGCCGCTCGACGTCTTCCACAGCTTCTTCCGCAACGGCAAGCCGTTCATCGGCGGCAGCAATCCGTCGATTGCCGACATTCGGCTGGCGGCGACGCTCGAGTTCCTAGCGGTCATCGACTACACGCTGCCCAAATGGGCGAAGGACTATATGGCGGCGATGGAGAAGAAGCTCGGCAAGGCCTATGCTGAACCGGCCGGTGATGTGCGCGGCTACATCGCCTACGTGAAGTCGCAGGCGAAGGCGTAA
- a CDS encoding VOC family protein, which translates to MQKLQSQGVHHITLVGAGRQTSIDFWEGVLGMPFVFEQPNLDKASESHLYFDPGDGRLITVFTDESRTAVPRRTPTDTGCVHHIAFAVSRVTFLQAVARLDERGIKHSGVKDRGFMDSIYFEDPLGLLIELASYRFEPPAGFTHADVLMQAHKIRVARGDYNIAEVHLADAIQTLVEWSRATLSDERAPKNPYEKA; encoded by the coding sequence ATGCAGAAACTGCAATCGCAGGGCGTCCATCACATCACGCTGGTCGGCGCCGGGCGCCAGACGTCGATCGATTTCTGGGAAGGCGTGCTCGGCATGCCCTTCGTCTTCGAACAGCCCAATCTCGACAAGGCGAGCGAGAGCCATCTCTATTTCGATCCGGGCGACGGAAGGCTGATTACCGTCTTCACCGATGAGAGCCGCACGGCGGTGCCCAGGCGTACGCCCACCGATACGGGCTGCGTCCACCACATCGCGTTTGCGGTGTCGCGCGTCACCTTCCTGCAGGCGGTCGCCCGGCTCGACGAGCGCGGCATCAAGCATAGCGGCGTCAAGGATCGCGGCTTCATGGATTCGATCTATTTCGAGGACCCGCTTGGCCTCTTGATCGAGCTCGCCTCGTACCGCTTCGAACCACCGGCGGGCTTCACCCATGCCGATGTGCTGATGCAGGCGCACAAGATCCGCGTCGCGCGCGGCGACTACAACATCGCGGAAGTGCATCTGGCCGACGCGATCCAGACGCTGGTCGAATGGTCGCGCGCGACCTTGTCGGACGAAAGGGCACCGAAAAATCCATATGAAAAGGCCTGA
- a CDS encoding response regulator yields MADVDGTGGNGGKRDPLEAAVARGDDALAGEDSVQHLADLERTMDAMHMGVVLLDAKLDTLIINKAYRDLSRIPDGAVAVGAPFSRLMELNRRNGIYGDIDEEEWQRYLAGRVAEIRDGSVSPREFVHADGRTMMFSVTALSGGKRLLTYYEITDVKRRDAEIESANARTAETFANLRAMVDQMPIGVLVLDADMRAQVINRAFHEFWKIEPSRAGIGSGFRELMEASRGIDPYGADDEAWQRLMAEREAEIRAGVAGSRQLPLNDGRTLIASLAPLAGGKRLISYVDVTDMKEREAEAEDARKNLATVLESLPAGVIIYDRDDRFVFANRKLQETLPALKPVWQPGRSFREALVLGHSVGYFRQSGDPEIDSLYERDRDGWFDAMLAHYRLPNSSYERRNPDGRWYQVYDMRTEDGTFIGVRVDISDIKSREKALHDSMRQIDLFRHVMDELPVAAFIKAQDLSIEFVNKAWCALTGIAKEDVIGRTDRQLFGADDAENYSHDDIEVVATGNGREVEESVTHRDGTVRQLMTRKSRLVATDGSVHLVGSSTDITDVKARERALEESMRENEVFRSLIDNVPVSIYAKRSDLRQFYVNKGWCDLTGFAKDEAIGKTDVEIFGPDGEAFVAGDLAVLRTGETQEIEESVTLADGSVRHQFARKGAMIASDGSLYLIGSTTDITELKQREAELSEARQRAVLADRAKSEFLANMSHEIRTPMNGVLGMAELLAKSDLDPKQKTFTDIIVKSGNALLTIINDILDFSKIDAGQMVLDPAPFNLAEAIEDVATLVSTRAKEKDLELIVRVQPGLDSHFIGDVGRIRQIVTNLLGNAVKFTDEGHVLVDVTGERVPMGTKLTISVTDTGIGIPEDKLRAVFEKFSQVDTSSTRRHEGTGLGLAITSRLVDLMAGEIGVESAEGKGSTFWFTVTLPRAVQEGAQRIMPVDVTGARVLIVDDNAVNRSILSEQMASWTFDSCAAESGAEGLKVLIAAAAYGVAVDCVVLDYQMPGMSGAEMARIVRNTDGLAHTPIIMLTSVDQSLANTSYRDLGIDAQLIKPARSSVLLETLVATIQRHRHSTVGSRPPQAGAGALGSGPPRAAPAQAPTAASERALLQPPPVRARARPASAERGLDILVAEDNEVNQMVFTQILGETGYGFEIVGNGRKALDAYGRLNPRMILMDVSMPEMNGLEATAVIRRLEEESGMHVPIVGVTAHALKGDRERCLEAGMDDYLPKPISPRALLEKLERWLGTGAQVQRNAG; encoded by the coding sequence ATGGCGGACGTGGACGGGACGGGCGGGAACGGCGGCAAACGCGACCCCCTCGAAGCAGCGGTTGCGCGTGGCGACGATGCGCTCGCCGGCGAAGACAGCGTACAGCATCTTGCCGATCTCGAGCGCACGATGGACGCCATGCACATGGGCGTCGTGCTCCTGGATGCCAAGCTCGATACACTGATCATCAACAAGGCCTACCGCGACCTCTCCAGGATTCCCGACGGAGCCGTGGCCGTCGGCGCTCCGTTCAGCCGCCTGATGGAACTCAACCGCCGCAACGGCATCTATGGCGATATCGACGAAGAGGAATGGCAGCGCTACCTCGCCGGCCGCGTCGCGGAGATTCGCGACGGCTCCGTGTCGCCGCGCGAGTTTGTCCACGCCGACGGCAGGACGATGATGTTTTCTGTCACCGCGCTGTCCGGGGGCAAGCGGCTGTTGACCTACTACGAGATCACCGACGTCAAGCGCCGCGATGCCGAGATCGAGAGCGCCAACGCCAGGACCGCGGAGACCTTCGCCAATCTTCGCGCCATGGTCGACCAGATGCCGATCGGCGTCTTGGTCCTCGACGCGGACATGCGCGCGCAGGTGATCAACCGCGCCTTCCACGAGTTCTGGAAAATCGAGCCCAGCCGCGCCGGGATCGGCAGCGGCTTCCGCGAGCTGATGGAAGCGAGCCGCGGGATCGACCCCTACGGAGCCGACGACGAGGCATGGCAGCGCCTCATGGCCGAGCGCGAGGCCGAGATCAGGGCTGGCGTTGCCGGATCGCGGCAGCTGCCACTCAATGACGGCCGCACGCTGATTGCCTCGCTGGCGCCGCTCGCCGGCGGCAAGCGGCTGATCTCCTACGTCGACGTCACCGACATGAAGGAGCGCGAGGCGGAGGCCGAGGATGCGCGCAAGAACCTCGCCACCGTGCTGGAATCGCTGCCGGCCGGCGTCATCATCTACGATCGTGACGACAGGTTCGTCTTCGCCAACCGCAAACTGCAGGAGACGCTTCCGGCGCTGAAGCCGGTGTGGCAGCCCGGCCGCAGTTTCCGCGAGGCGCTGGTTCTCGGCCATTCGGTCGGCTATTTCCGCCAGAGCGGCGATCCTGAGATCGACAGCCTCTATGAGCGCGATCGCGACGGGTGGTTCGACGCGATGCTCGCCCACTACCGGCTGCCGAACTCATCCTATGAACGGCGCAATCCGGACGGCCGCTGGTACCAGGTCTACGACATGCGGACCGAGGACGGCACCTTCATCGGCGTGCGCGTCGACATTTCCGACATCAAGAGTCGCGAGAAGGCGCTGCATGACTCCATGCGGCAGATCGACCTGTTCCGGCACGTCATGGACGAGCTGCCGGTGGCTGCCTTCATCAAGGCCCAGGATCTCAGCATCGAATTCGTCAACAAGGCATGGTGCGCGCTCACCGGCATTGCCAAGGAAGATGTCATCGGCCGCACCGATCGCCAGCTGTTCGGCGCCGATGATGCCGAAAACTACAGCCATGACGACATCGAGGTCGTCGCCACCGGCAACGGGCGCGAGGTCGAGGAGTCTGTCACCCATCGCGACGGCACCGTGCGGCAGCTGATGACGCGCAAGAGCCGCCTGGTGGCGACGGACGGGTCGGTGCATCTGGTCGGCTCCAGCACCGACATCACCGACGTCAAGGCGCGCGAGCGGGCGCTGGAAGAGAGCATGCGCGAGAATGAGGTGTTCCGCAGCCTCATCGACAATGTGCCGGTGTCGATCTACGCCAAGCGTTCGGACCTCAGGCAATTCTACGTCAACAAGGGCTGGTGCGATCTCACCGGCTTCGCCAAGGATGAGGCGATCGGCAAGACCGATGTCGAGATCTTCGGGCCGGACGGCGAGGCCTTCGTCGCCGGCGATCTCGCCGTGCTGCGCACCGGCGAGACGCAGGAGATCGAGGAGAGCGTGACGCTCGCCGATGGCAGCGTCAGGCACCAGTTCGCGCGCAAGGGGGCGATGATCGCCTCCGACGGTTCGCTCTATCTCATCGGCTCCACCACCGACATCACCGAGCTCAAGCAGCGCGAGGCCGAGCTCAGCGAAGCGCGGCAGCGCGCCGTGCTCGCCGACCGCGCCAAGTCGGAATTCCTGGCCAATATGAGCCACGAGATCCGCACGCCGATGAACGGCGTGCTCGGCATGGCCGAGCTGCTGGCCAAGTCGGATCTCGACCCCAAGCAGAAGACCTTCACCGACATCATCGTCAAGTCGGGAAACGCGCTGCTCACCATCATCAACGACATCCTCGACTTTTCCAAGATCGACGCCGGCCAGATGGTGCTCGATCCGGCTCCCTTCAACCTGGCCGAGGCGATCGAGGATGTGGCGACGCTGGTTTCGACGCGCGCCAAGGAGAAGGATCTCGAGCTCATCGTGCGCGTCCAGCCGGGCCTCGACAGCCACTTCATCGGCGATGTCGGGCGCATCAGGCAGATCGTCACCAACCTCCTCGGCAATGCGGTAAAATTCACCGACGAAGGCCATGTGCTGGTCGACGTCACCGGCGAGCGCGTGCCGATGGGAACGAAGCTGACCATCTCGGTCACCGATACCGGCATCGGCATCCCCGAGGACAAGCTGAGGGCTGTGTTCGAAAAGTTCAGCCAGGTCGACACCTCCTCGACCAGGCGGCACGAGGGTACCGGGCTCGGCCTGGCCATCACCTCGCGGCTGGTCGATCTGATGGCCGGCGAGATCGGTGTCGAGAGCGCCGAAGGCAAGGGCTCGACCTTTTGGTTCACGGTGACGCTGCCGCGCGCCGTCCAGGAGGGCGCGCAGCGGATCATGCCGGTGGACGTGACAGGGGCACGGGTGCTGATCGTCGACGACAATGCCGTCAACCGCTCGATTCTCAGCGAGCAGATGGCGTCCTGGACGTTCGATTCCTGCGCGGCTGAAAGCGGAGCCGAGGGGCTGAAGGTACTGATCGCGGCGGCCGCCTATGGCGTGGCGGTCGACTGCGTCGTGCTCGACTACCAGATGCCGGGCATGAGCGGCGCCGAAATGGCGCGCATCGTGCGCAATACCGACGGCCTCGCGCACACGCCGATCATCATGCTGACGTCCGTCGACCAGTCGCTCGCCAACACCAGTTACCGCGACCTAGGCATCGACGCGCAGCTCATAAAGCCGGCCCGCTCCTCCGTGCTGCTGGAGACGTTGGTCGCCACCATCCAGCGCCATCGCCACAGCACGGTCGGCAGCCGTCCGCCGCAAGCGGGAGCTGGCGCCCTCGGCAGCGGACCGCCGCGCGCAGCGCCGGCGCAGGCGCCCACGGCAGCGTCGGAACGGGCCCTGCTGCAGCCGCCGCCGGTTCGTGCGCGCGCCCGGCCGGCAAGCGCCGAACGCGGGCTCGACATCCTCGTCGCCGAGGACAATGAGGTGAACCAGATGGTGTTCACGCAGATCCTCGGCGAGACCGGCTACGGCTTCGAGATCGTCGGCAATGGCCGCAAGGCGCTCGACGCCTACGGCCGGCTCAATCCGCGCATGATCCTGATGGACGTGTCGATGCCGGAGATGAACGGGCTGGAGGCGACGGCCGTCATCCGCCGGCTCGAGGAGGAGAGCGGCATGCATGTGCCGATCGTCGGCGTCACCGCGCATGCGCTGAAGGGCGACCGCGAGCGCTGCCTGGAGGCCGGCATGGACGACTACCTGCCCAAGCCGATCAGCCCGAGGGCGCTGCTCGAGAAGCTCGAGCGCTGGCTCGGCACGGGCGCCCAGGTCCAGAGAAACGCCGGCTAG
- a CDS encoding substrate-binding domain-containing protein, translating to MNKFLLTASAAALALAASSGFAAARDQIQVAGSSTVLPYAKIVAEQFGETFTKFKTPVVESGGSGAGIKEFCKGVGEDTIDIANSSRPIKKDEIKSCADAGVKDIQEVRIGYDGIVFATDVKGPDWALAPADIYKALAAKLVVDGKLVDNPNTKWNQVNPKLPDWDIAAYIPGEKHGTREVFETKLLDAGCDKAAIKATGISDDKEVGKTCIAIRKDGKAVDIDGDYTETLARIDSNKTGVGVFGLAFYENNADKLKVATVEGVTPSTETIASGKYPVSRPLFFYVKKAHLGVVPGLKEYVEFFLDDQMIGPESPLAEYGLVSAPDAERQAQRDAFAAGKTM from the coding sequence ATGAACAAATTCCTTCTCACGGCGTCGGCCGCTGCGCTTGCGCTCGCCGCGTCGTCCGGCTTCGCCGCCGCGCGCGACCAGATCCAGGTTGCCGGGTCGTCGACCGTCCTTCCCTATGCCAAGATCGTCGCCGAGCAGTTCGGCGAAACCTTCACCAAGTTCAAGACCCCGGTGGTCGAGTCCGGCGGCAGCGGCGCCGGCATCAAGGAATTCTGCAAGGGCGTCGGCGAAGACACCATCGACATCGCCAACTCCTCGCGTCCGATCAAGAAGGACGAGATCAAGTCCTGCGCCGACGCCGGCGTGAAGGACATCCAGGAAGTCCGCATCGGCTATGACGGCATCGTCTTCGCCACCGACGTCAAGGGCCCGGACTGGGCGCTGGCTCCCGCCGACATCTACAAGGCGCTCGCCGCCAAGCTCGTCGTCGACGGCAAGCTGGTCGACAATCCGAACACCAAGTGGAACCAGGTCAACCCGAAGCTCCCCGACTGGGACATCGCCGCCTACATCCCGGGTGAAAAGCACGGCACCCGCGAGGTGTTCGAGACCAAGCTTCTCGACGCCGGCTGCGACAAGGCCGCCATCAAGGCCACCGGCATCAGCGACGACAAGGAAGTCGGCAAGACCTGCATCGCCATCCGCAAGGACGGCAAGGCTGTCGACATCGACGGCGACTACACCGAGACGCTCGCCCGCATCGACTCCAACAAGACCGGCGTCGGCGTGTTCGGCCTCGCCTTCTACGAAAACAATGCCGACAAGCTGAAGGTCGCCACCGTGGAAGGCGTCACGCCTTCGACCGAGACCATCGCCAGCGGCAAGTATCCGGTTTCGCGCCCGCTGTTCTTCTACGTCAAGAAGGCGCATCTCGGCGTCGTTCCGGGCCTGAAGGAATATGTCGAGTTCTTCCTCGACGACCAGATGATCGGCCCGGAAAGCCCGCTCGCCGAGTACGGCCTGGTTTCGGCTCCCGATGCCGAGCGTCAGGCGCAGCGCGACGCGTTCGCCGCCGGAAAGACCATGTAA
- a CDS encoding VOC family protein, which produces MSGFADKRCIATVALVVGNYDEAIDWYVERLGFALAEDVDLGGGKRWVIVTPANANGARLLLAEAADETQASRIGNQTGGRVFLFLETDDFARDHVAMLAGGVEFREAPRFEAYGTVAVFADLYGNLWDLIEPKRRG; this is translated from the coding sequence ATGAGCGGCTTCGCCGACAAGCGCTGCATCGCTACCGTGGCGCTCGTCGTCGGGAACTATGACGAGGCGATTGACTGGTATGTCGAGCGGCTGGGCTTCGCGCTTGCCGAGGACGTCGATCTCGGCGGCGGTAAGCGCTGGGTGATCGTAACGCCGGCGAACGCAAACGGCGCGCGGCTGCTGCTTGCCGAAGCAGCGGACGAGACGCAGGCGAGCCGCATCGGCAACCAGACCGGTGGCCGGGTCTTTCTCTTCCTCGAAACCGACGACTTCGCCCGCGACCATGTGGCGATGCTGGCCGGCGGCGTCGAGTTCCGCGAGGCGCCGCGCTTCGAGGCCTACGGCACGGTGGCGGTTTTTGCCGATCTCTACGGCAATCTCTGGGACCTGATCGAGCCGAAACGACGGGGCTGA
- a CDS encoding fimbrial protein — protein sequence MARPIAEEDEEKPLDAEVEKVRGKLIRFMAVNLGLLFLALMVVIAALVYKARNAPPASAPVASDIQVPAGEPLSADIVLPVGAKVISQSLSGNRIAIDAELADGSRAIFVYDIAERRVIGQFAIRNK from the coding sequence ATGGCCAGGCCAATTGCCGAGGAAGACGAAGAAAAGCCGCTCGACGCCGAAGTCGAGAAGGTGCGCGGCAAACTCATCCGCTTCATGGCCGTCAATCTCGGGCTGCTGTTCCTTGCCCTTATGGTGGTGATCGCGGCGCTTGTCTACAAAGCGCGCAACGCGCCGCCTGCCAGCGCCCCGGTTGCCAGCGATATCCAGGTGCCGGCCGGCGAACCGCTTAGCGCCGACATCGTGCTGCCGGTCGGCGCCAAGGTGATCAGCCAGTCGCTGTCCGGCAACCGCATCGCGATCGATGCCGAGCTTGCCGACGGCAGCCGCGCCATCTTCGTCTACGACATCGCCGAGCGTCGCGTGATAGGCCAGTTTGCGATCCGCAACAAATGA